The Granulicella sibirica genome has a segment encoding these proteins:
- the glnD gene encoding [protein-PII] uridylyltransferase, producing MGKELTKAPAEGEGSGDRGDSARGEYQRGLLRIRGGFEASAGTLGAGAAAIAARSDAMDALIASFWEIETALDARLAKQVSVVAVGGYGRRELFPSSDVDLLFLLDGKLAERDAKDAIRRVSQRLWDTGARAAPVTRGLAECERLDPENVESALALMDARIICGDAGLFGRLKTALAAKHASKDGRVMMAKVAELVRARYAKYGGTLFHLEPNIKDCPGGLRDVHVCGWMARLQAAVGKTQVAEADEEFQEAFAFLATVRCFLHYRRERDDNTLDWQAQDEAAGRGVGIGVGSGWRPAVTGDASYWMRIYFRHARIVNRRALQALSEVPAPKGLRLPRLRKAVEPEVEGFQVENGRAILDDPMGPNGDPAGEPHVVLRLFAEMARFGFVLTRETEDRLSNALPAMSSQLEEGPALWHLLREVLTGAFAGDALRAMHALGLLELLIPEFHGIDALVVRDAYHRYTVDEHTFVVIDTLHNLGKQTGEWAAKFAQILKDLPHPELLYLAALMHDTGKGRSAEVHAVESERMARSVLARLEVDVHETELVAGLIRHHLEMSAALRRDIFDAETVRAFAAKVGTPEALRMLTLFTYADINAVHPDALTPWKAENLWRLYIATANYLDRSVDEDRVSTGGGNELVHRVVAFAPGRRGEVEAYLEGFPERYLRTRTPEQIRTQFEMSTRFGLDPVQLDFRYAAEASEITLVTRDRELLFATMAGVLAAWGMNIVTADAFSNKQGVVVDSFRFTDGFKTLEMNESERGTFVASVHAVLTGEQSVEKLLAARRRGRRKAPKVVVSARVDFDANASSQSTLLQVVAQDTPGLLRALSLTLAGHGCNVEVALVDTEGEMAIDVFYLTKDGAKLDRAEQKKLGTDLLAAMEENAR from the coding sequence GTGGGTAAAGAGCTGACGAAAGCACCGGCGGAAGGCGAAGGCAGCGGGGATCGGGGAGATTCTGCGCGCGGCGAGTATCAGCGCGGACTGCTTAGGATTCGTGGGGGCTTCGAGGCTTCGGCGGGAACGCTCGGCGCGGGCGCGGCTGCGATTGCGGCTCGCTCGGACGCAATGGATGCGCTGATTGCCAGTTTCTGGGAGATCGAAACGGCGTTGGATGCCCGACTGGCGAAACAGGTTTCGGTGGTTGCCGTGGGTGGGTATGGGCGGCGGGAGTTGTTTCCGTCTTCCGATGTAGACCTGCTGTTTCTTCTGGATGGGAAGCTGGCGGAGCGGGATGCGAAGGATGCGATCCGGCGGGTGAGCCAGAGGCTTTGGGATACGGGAGCGCGGGCGGCTCCGGTGACGCGTGGGCTGGCGGAGTGCGAGCGGCTGGATCCGGAGAACGTGGAGTCGGCGCTGGCGCTGATGGACGCGCGGATTATTTGCGGGGATGCGGGGCTGTTTGGGAGGCTGAAGACGGCGCTCGCGGCGAAGCATGCTTCGAAAGACGGCCGGGTCATGATGGCGAAGGTGGCGGAGCTGGTGCGGGCTCGCTATGCGAAGTATGGCGGGACGCTGTTTCACCTGGAGCCAAATATCAAGGACTGTCCCGGTGGGCTGCGGGATGTGCACGTGTGCGGGTGGATGGCGCGGCTGCAGGCGGCGGTTGGGAAGACGCAGGTTGCGGAGGCGGATGAGGAGTTTCAGGAGGCATTTGCATTCCTGGCGACGGTGCGTTGCTTTCTGCACTACCGACGGGAGCGGGATGACAATACGCTCGACTGGCAGGCGCAGGATGAGGCGGCGGGGCGTGGGGTTGGAATTGGAGTGGGGAGTGGGTGGCGCCCGGCGGTGACGGGAGATGCTTCGTACTGGATGCGGATCTACTTTCGGCATGCGCGGATTGTGAACCGGCGGGCTCTGCAGGCGTTGAGCGAGGTGCCGGCGCCGAAGGGGCTTCGTCTGCCTCGGCTGCGTAAGGCGGTTGAGCCGGAGGTTGAGGGGTTCCAGGTTGAGAACGGGCGGGCGATCCTGGATGATCCGATGGGGCCGAACGGGGACCCGGCTGGGGAACCGCACGTGGTGCTTCGGCTGTTTGCCGAGATGGCGCGGTTCGGGTTTGTGCTGACGCGGGAGACGGAGGACCGGCTTTCAAATGCGCTTCCGGCGATGTCGTCGCAACTTGAAGAGGGGCCAGCGCTCTGGCATTTGTTGCGGGAGGTTCTGACGGGTGCGTTCGCCGGGGATGCGCTCAGGGCGATGCATGCGCTGGGTTTGCTGGAACTGCTGATTCCGGAGTTCCATGGGATCGATGCGCTGGTGGTGCGGGATGCGTATCACCGGTATACGGTCGATGAGCATACGTTCGTGGTGATCGATACGCTGCATAACCTGGGCAAGCAGACGGGGGAGTGGGCGGCGAAGTTCGCGCAGATCCTAAAGGATTTGCCACATCCGGAGTTGCTTTATCTTGCGGCGCTGATGCACGACACGGGCAAGGGCCGGAGCGCGGAGGTGCATGCAGTGGAGAGCGAGCGCATGGCAAGGAGCGTGCTTGCGCGGCTGGAGGTCGATGTTCATGAGACGGAGCTGGTGGCTGGGCTGATCCGGCATCACCTGGAGATGTCGGCTGCGCTGAGGCGGGATATCTTCGATGCGGAGACGGTAAGGGCATTTGCGGCGAAGGTGGGGACGCCGGAGGCTTTGCGTATGTTGACGCTGTTTACGTATGCGGACATCAACGCGGTGCATCCGGATGCATTGACTCCGTGGAAGGCGGAGAACCTCTGGCGCTTGTACATTGCCACGGCCAACTACCTTGACCGCAGTGTGGATGAGGACAGGGTAAGTACCGGCGGAGGAAACGAGCTTGTTCATCGCGTGGTGGCGTTTGCGCCTGGGCGGCGCGGTGAGGTCGAGGCTTACCTTGAGGGGTTCCCGGAGCGATATCTGAGGACGAGGACGCCGGAACAGATTCGGACGCAGTTCGAGATGTCGACGCGGTTCGGGTTGGATCCGGTGCAGTTGGACTTCCGGTATGCGGCTGAGGCCAGCGAGATTACGCTAGTGACGCGGGACCGGGAGTTGCTGTTCGCGACCATGGCGGGGGTGCTGGCGGCCTGGGGGATGAACATCGTGACGGCGGATGCGTTCTCGAACAAGCAGGGTGTGGTGGTCGACAGCTTTCGCTTTACGGATGGGTTCAAGACGCTCGAGATGAATGAGTCAGAGCGGGGAACGTTTGTGGCAAGCGTGCATGCGGTGCTGACGGGAGAGCAGTCGGTGGAGAAGCTGCTGGCGGCGAGGCGCAGGGGACGGCGCAAGGCTCCTAAGGTGGTAGTGAGTGCGCGGGTTGATTTCGATGCGAATGCGTCATCGCAGAGCACGCTGCTGCAGGTCGTCGCACAGGATACGCCGGGGTTGTTGCGGGCGTTGAGTCTCACCCTGGCTGGCCATGGATGCAATGTCGAGGTTGCGCTGGTGGATACCGAAGGAGAGATGGCAATTGACGTTTTCTACCTGACGAAGGATGGCGCGAAGCTCGATCGGGCGGAGCAGAAGAAGCTTGGGACGGACCTGCTGGCGGCGATGGAGGAGAATGCGCGCTAG
- a CDS encoding P-II family nitrogen regulator — protein MQKIEAIIQPSKLDAVKDALVEIGIEGITILEARGHGRQKGHTEFYRGREYSVDLLPKVKIEIVTRDEMVEKTIQAIMTAARTGTIGDGKIFVSKIDEAIRIRNDERGEIAL, from the coding sequence ATGCAGAAGATTGAAGCGATTATTCAGCCCTCGAAGCTGGATGCGGTGAAGGATGCGCTGGTCGAGATCGGGATCGAAGGGATCACGATCCTCGAGGCGCGAGGGCATGGACGGCAGAAGGGACATACAGAGTTCTACCGGGGCCGGGAGTATTCGGTCGACCTTCTGCCGAAGGTGAAGATCGAGATTGTGACGCGGGATGAGATGGTCGAGAAGACGATCCAGGCGATCATGACGGCGGCGCGTACGGGGACGATTGGAGATGGCAAGATCTTCGTGTCGAAGATCGATGAAGCGATCCGGATTCGTAACGACGAGCGTGGGGAGATTGCGCTATAG
- a CDS encoding ammonium transporter produces MFGVPGGRQALAQTAPVTAPASAGSQADRIAALEKQNADNVAAIAAAQTAGDNGWMLVSAALVLMMSGPGLALFYGGLVRKKNILGTMMQTFAMMAVITVLWALVSYSLAFGEGNAFIGGLHNVFLRGVGLAPDIKYAATIPLQTFMVYQLMFAIITPALITGAFAERMKFSAMLIFMVLWALFVYSPMAHMVWGKGGLLNASLGGRFPCLDFAGGTVVHVTSGVSALVTALYLGKRLGYPKVPMPPHSVVLSFIGACLLWVGWFGFNAGSALAAGTLATSAFVATHFGAAAAAIGWSAAEWLRQGKVSALGAISGAVAGLVGITPAAGFVSPMSALWLGLIVGVFCYFMVVKVKATFGYDDSLDAFGVHGAGGTLGAILTGVFANSAINPIFGAGNATGLLEGNAHQLLNQLTGVAIAWTISIIGTLIILFLVDKTIGLRVDEESERIGLDLSQHGEEGYDWAH; encoded by the coding sequence ATGTTTGGTGTTCCGGGTGGGAGGCAGGCGCTTGCGCAGACAGCCCCTGTGACGGCTCCGGCGAGCGCGGGGTCGCAGGCGGACCGCATTGCTGCGCTTGAGAAGCAGAACGCGGATAATGTTGCCGCGATTGCTGCCGCGCAGACCGCGGGCGACAATGGCTGGATGCTCGTTTCGGCGGCGCTTGTGTTGATGATGAGCGGGCCGGGTCTGGCGCTGTTCTACGGCGGTCTGGTGCGGAAGAAGAACATCCTCGGGACGATGATGCAGACGTTCGCGATGATGGCGGTGATCACGGTGCTTTGGGCGCTAGTGAGCTACTCGCTTGCGTTCGGCGAGGGGAATGCGTTTATCGGTGGGCTGCATAACGTGTTTCTGCGTGGGGTTGGGCTGGCTCCGGATATCAAGTATGCGGCGACGATTCCGCTGCAGACGTTCATGGTGTATCAACTGATGTTTGCGATCATTACTCCGGCGCTGATTACGGGCGCGTTTGCGGAGAGGATGAAGTTTTCGGCGATGCTCATCTTCATGGTGCTGTGGGCGCTGTTTGTGTATAGCCCGATGGCGCACATGGTTTGGGGTAAGGGTGGACTGTTGAACGCTTCGCTGGGTGGACGGTTCCCGTGCCTTGATTTTGCGGGTGGGACGGTGGTGCATGTGACTTCGGGAGTTTCGGCGCTGGTGACGGCGCTCTACCTGGGCAAGCGGCTTGGGTATCCGAAGGTTCCGATGCCTCCGCACTCGGTGGTGTTGAGCTTTATCGGGGCTTGCCTGCTCTGGGTAGGCTGGTTTGGATTCAATGCTGGCAGTGCGCTGGCGGCCGGTACGCTGGCTACTTCGGCATTCGTGGCGACGCATTTTGGCGCGGCGGCGGCGGCGATTGGCTGGAGCGCGGCGGAGTGGCTGCGGCAGGGTAAGGTGTCGGCGCTGGGTGCTATTTCGGGAGCGGTGGCTGGGCTGGTGGGAATTACGCCGGCGGCTGGGTTCGTGTCGCCGATGAGCGCGCTCTGGCTTGGACTGATCGTGGGGGTGTTCTGCTACTTCATGGTCGTGAAGGTGAAGGCTACGTTCGGGTATGATGACTCGCTCGACGCGTTCGGTGTGCATGGCGCGGGCGGGACGCTTGGGGCGATTCTTACGGGTGTGTTTGCGAACAGTGCGATCAACCCGATCTTTGGAGCGGGCAACGCGACCGGGCTGCTCGAAGGGAATGCGCACCAGTTGCTGAACCAGCTTACGGGCGTTGCGATTGCGTGGACGATCTCGATTATCGGGACGTTGATCATTCTCTTCCTGGTCGATAAGACGATTGGGCTGCGTGTAGATGAAGAATCCGAGCGGATCGGACTTGACTTGTCTCAGCATGGAGAAGAGGGTTACGACTGGGCTCACTAG
- a CDS encoding alpha/beta hydrolase codes for MKFWLGMVLGLTAGLPAVSVPGQTPAAPYVVDVLTGGKKMLLWPDKPRGGNGAPGAVGNEAIDRPLLYVYLPKGENATKTGVIVAPGGGYQHLSMKKEGEDVALWLNARGVAAFVLVYRLGPTYHHPIEIGDAQRAIRTVRARASEYGISSDHLGMWGFSAGGHLAATAGTKFDAGKAGDPDPIERQSSRPDFLVLSYPVITFEDPYGHTGSRKYLLGEHPDPALVAELSADQQVTRDTPPSFLYSTTDDKTVPVLNSVMFYTALVKAGVPAEMHIFQNGPHGTGLAQGYPDLKVWPDLLATWMRARGYMGKGSE; via the coding sequence ATGAAGTTCTGGTTGGGGATGGTTCTTGGTTTGACCGCGGGGTTGCCGGCGGTAAGTGTTCCGGGGCAGACTCCGGCTGCGCCGTACGTGGTGGACGTGCTGACGGGTGGGAAGAAGATGCTGCTGTGGCCGGATAAGCCGCGCGGCGGGAACGGGGCTCCGGGCGCGGTTGGCAATGAGGCGATCGATCGGCCGCTGCTGTATGTGTATCTGCCGAAGGGGGAGAACGCGACGAAGACCGGGGTGATCGTTGCGCCGGGCGGCGGGTATCAGCACCTCTCGATGAAGAAGGAAGGGGAGGACGTCGCGCTGTGGTTGAATGCGCGTGGGGTGGCGGCGTTTGTGCTGGTGTACCGGCTGGGGCCGACTTACCACCATCCGATCGAGATTGGGGACGCGCAGAGGGCGATCCGGACCGTGAGAGCGCGAGCTTCGGAGTACGGAATTAGCTCGGATCATCTTGGGATGTGGGGATTCTCGGCGGGTGGGCATTTGGCGGCTACCGCTGGTACGAAGTTTGACGCGGGGAAGGCGGGAGATCCGGATCCGATTGAACGGCAGAGTAGCCGGCCCGACTTCCTGGTATTGAGTTATCCGGTGATTACGTTTGAAGATCCCTACGGGCACACGGGATCGAGGAAGTATCTATTGGGGGAGCATCCAGATCCGGCGCTGGTGGCGGAGCTTTCGGCCGATCAACAGGTGACGAGGGATACGCCGCCCTCGTTTCTTTATTCGACGACGGATGACAAGACGGTGCCGGTTCTGAACAGCGTGATGTTTTACACCGCGCTGGTGAAGGCGGGGGTTCCGGCGGAGATGCATATCTTTCAGAACGGTCCGCACGGGACGGGGCTGGCTCAGGGGTATCCGGATTTGAAGGTCTGGCCGGATTTGCTGGCGACGTGGATGAGGGCGCGTGGGTATATGGGTAAGGGCAGTGAGTAG
- a CDS encoding N-acetylneuraminate synthase family protein, whose translation MSTVKIGNKSVGPGHPCYIIAEIGINHNGDVDLAKRLISVAVAAGCDAVKFQKRTVDVVYTAKELATPRENPFGTTNGDLKYGLEFEAEDYEEIAAFCKSVKIPWFVSPWDEGAVDFMERFDTPVYKIASASLTDDNLLRHLRKTGKPIIASTGMSTYEEIDHAVGVLGKEDLILMHTTSTYPAKYEQLNLRAIPTMADRYGVPVGYSGHETGIPTSVAASVLGACCVERHITMDRAMWGSDQSASLEPNGISRLVRDIRLCEQSMGDGIKRVYDEEVPVMKKLRRVGAAV comes from the coding sequence ATGAGCACTGTGAAGATTGGCAACAAATCGGTAGGTCCCGGCCATCCCTGCTACATCATCGCGGAGATCGGTATCAACCACAACGGTGACGTCGATCTCGCCAAGCGCCTCATCAGCGTGGCCGTCGCCGCCGGGTGCGATGCCGTCAAGTTCCAGAAGCGCACCGTTGATGTCGTCTACACCGCAAAGGAGCTCGCGACGCCCCGTGAGAACCCGTTCGGCACCACGAACGGCGACCTGAAATACGGTCTCGAATTCGAAGCCGAGGATTACGAAGAGATCGCAGCCTTCTGCAAGTCCGTCAAGATTCCCTGGTTCGTCTCCCCCTGGGATGAAGGTGCCGTCGACTTCATGGAGCGGTTCGACACCCCCGTCTACAAGATCGCGTCCGCCTCCCTTACCGACGACAATCTCCTCCGTCATCTCCGCAAGACCGGCAAGCCCATCATCGCCTCTACCGGCATGAGCACCTACGAGGAGATCGACCACGCCGTCGGTGTCCTCGGCAAGGAAGACCTCATCCTCATGCACACCACGAGCACCTACCCGGCCAAGTACGAGCAGCTTAATCTCCGTGCCATCCCCACCATGGCCGACCGCTACGGCGTCCCCGTCGGCTACTCCGGACACGAAACCGGCATCCCTACCTCCGTCGCGGCCTCCGTCCTCGGAGCCTGCTGCGTCGAGCGCCACATCACCATGGACCGCGCCATGTGGGGCTCGGACCAGTCCGCATCCCTCGAGCCCAACGGCATCAGCCGCCTCGTCCGCGACATCCGCCTCTGCGAGCAGTCCATGGGAGACGGCATCAAGCGCGTCTACGACGAGGAAGTCCCAGTCATGAAGAAGCTCCGCCGCGTAGGCGCAGCCGTCTAA
- a CDS encoding KdsC family phosphatase: MHFDLKILQTIQAIALDVDGVLTDGTLTWSQSGEESKTFSFTDIMGLSLARRLGLTMALISGENSPLVDRYAKKLHIPFVVKGTRDKATALGDFAAQFKIPFHNIAFFGDDLNDLPAMQIAGLPCCPSNAASDVIAYVQKRGFVAGRPGGSGAVRDLVDLILKERDLDGLEVFHRKPPE; this comes from the coding sequence ATGCATTTCGACCTGAAAATCCTCCAGACCATCCAGGCCATCGCCCTCGATGTTGACGGCGTTCTCACGGACGGGACCCTCACCTGGTCCCAGTCTGGCGAAGAGTCGAAGACGTTTTCCTTCACTGACATCATGGGCCTCTCCCTCGCCCGCCGTCTCGGCCTCACCATGGCCCTTATCTCCGGCGAGAACTCTCCCCTTGTCGATCGCTACGCCAAAAAGCTCCATATTCCCTTCGTCGTCAAGGGCACCCGCGACAAGGCCACCGCCCTGGGCGACTTCGCCGCGCAATTTAAAATCCCCTTCCACAACATCGCCTTCTTCGGCGACGATCTCAACGACCTCCCTGCCATGCAGATCGCCGGCCTGCCCTGCTGCCCCTCGAACGCTGCCTCTGACGTCATCGCCTACGTTCAGAAGCGCGGCTTCGTCGCCGGACGCCCTGGAGGCAGCGGCGCCGTGCGCGATCTCGTCGATCTCATCCTCAAAGAGCGCGATCTTGACGGCCTGGAAGTCTTCCACCGCAAGCCGCCCGAGTAG
- a CDS encoding thiamine pyrophosphate-binding protein: MKLSDYVVKFVADLGITNVFLVTGGGAMHLNQSLGAEKRIHAICNSHEQASAICAEGYAKASNGLGVCMVTTGPGGTNAVTGVAGAWCDSTPVLFISGQVKRPDRMFAPDGSPLGMRQLGVQEVDITSIVKPITKYAVTILEPLDIRYHMEKAVWLALNGRPGPVWIDIPLDVQATPLTNTDSLRSFDPESPAEQAHRAKGSDVPAEVANFIEKFNASERPLLFAGNGIRLARAEKEFEELRQLLSVPTVATWCAADLVPSEDETYVGRPGSVAARGANFALQNSDLLLAIGVRLDFAITGYAPHNLAREAHKAAVDIDAAELAKLHPYLQQPIQSDAKVFLAEILKQKHLLKPKDHTPWLERCADWKTRYPVVTDEHRKPEGLVSIFNLAEVLGNEVSPNDRLVVGNSGSGIEIYLLACPTLHSQRLYHTAGLGSMGYAIPMAIAVAIANPGREVIAVDGDGGFQFNIQELETIHRLQLPIKFFVLNNDGYSSIRASQKAYFGDATIGADRNTGLTIPNLSKVGASYGLGTHIIHDQTNLSAEVRKVLDMPGPVLCDVNVLPDEVRAPRLQSYQKEDGSFISKPLEDLFPFLPREEFLANMIIKPLPE; this comes from the coding sequence ATGAAGCTCTCCGATTACGTCGTTAAGTTTGTTGCAGACCTCGGCATTACCAACGTCTTCCTCGTCACCGGCGGCGGTGCCATGCACCTCAACCAGTCTCTCGGCGCCGAAAAACGCATCCACGCCATCTGCAACTCGCACGAGCAGGCTTCCGCCATCTGCGCCGAGGGCTACGCCAAGGCCTCGAACGGCCTCGGCGTCTGCATGGTCACCACCGGCCCCGGAGGCACCAACGCCGTCACCGGCGTCGCGGGAGCCTGGTGCGACTCCACCCCGGTTCTCTTTATCTCCGGCCAGGTCAAGCGTCCCGACCGCATGTTCGCCCCCGACGGCTCTCCCCTTGGCATGCGTCAGCTTGGCGTTCAGGAGGTCGACATTACCTCCATCGTCAAACCCATCACCAAGTACGCCGTAACCATCCTCGAACCGCTCGACATCCGCTACCACATGGAAAAAGCCGTCTGGCTCGCCCTCAATGGCCGTCCCGGCCCCGTCTGGATCGACATCCCCCTTGACGTCCAGGCCACCCCTCTCACCAACACCGACAGCCTCCGCAGCTTCGACCCCGAAAGCCCCGCCGAGCAGGCCCACAGGGCCAAGGGCTCCGACGTCCCCGCCGAAGTAGCGAACTTCATCGAAAAGTTCAACGCCTCCGAGCGCCCCCTCCTCTTCGCCGGTAACGGCATTCGCCTCGCCCGCGCCGAAAAAGAGTTCGAAGAGCTCCGCCAGCTTCTAAGCGTCCCAACCGTAGCCACCTGGTGCGCCGCCGACCTCGTCCCGTCCGAAGACGAAACCTACGTCGGACGCCCCGGCTCCGTCGCCGCCCGAGGCGCAAACTTCGCTCTCCAGAACTCCGACCTTCTCCTCGCCATCGGCGTCCGTCTCGACTTCGCCATCACCGGCTACGCCCCCCACAACCTGGCCCGCGAAGCCCACAAAGCCGCCGTAGACATCGATGCCGCCGAATTAGCCAAGCTCCACCCCTACCTCCAGCAGCCGATCCAATCCGACGCCAAAGTCTTCCTCGCCGAAATCCTCAAGCAAAAACACCTCCTCAAGCCCAAGGACCACACCCCCTGGCTCGAACGCTGCGCCGACTGGAAGACCCGCTACCCCGTCGTCACCGACGAGCACCGCAAGCCCGAGGGCCTCGTTTCGATCTTCAATCTCGCCGAAGTCCTCGGCAACGAGGTCAGCCCCAACGACCGCCTCGTCGTCGGCAACTCCGGCTCCGGAATCGAGATCTACCTCCTCGCCTGCCCCACCCTCCACTCGCAGCGCCTCTACCACACCGCCGGCCTCGGCTCCATGGGCTACGCCATCCCCATGGCCATAGCCGTCGCCATCGCCAACCCCGGTCGCGAGGTCATCGCCGTCGACGGAGACGGCGGCTTCCAGTTCAACATCCAGGAACTCGAAACCATCCACCGCCTCCAGCTTCCCATCAAGTTCTTCGTCCTCAACAACGACGGCTACTCCTCCATCCGCGCCAGCCAGAAAGCCTACTTCGGCGACGCCACGATCGGAGCCGACCGCAACACCGGCCTCACCATCCCCAACCTCTCCAAGGTCGGAGCCTCTTACGGCCTGGGAACCCACATCATCCACGACCAGACCAACCTCAGCGCCGAAGTCCGCAAGGTCCTCGACATGCCCGGCCCCGTCCTCTGCGACGTCAACGTCCTCCCCGACGAAGTCCGCGCCCCCCGCCTCCAGTCCTATCAAAAAGAGGACGGCTCCTTCATCTCCAAGCCCCTCGAAGACCTCTTCCCCTTCCTCCCCCGCGAAGAGTTCCTCGCCAACATGATCATCAAACCCCTTCCCGAATAA
- a CDS encoding sugar phosphate isomerase/epimerase family protein, with product MPKTYGIMQGRLAPPEDNRFQSFPRNSWREEIPRAREAGLDYIEWIHDAYGESANPIFTSEGRAELAALKAKNNIATPALCGDWFMDNPFLRCTPEEREHREQHLHALLPLAAAIGANRMVIPIVDNSRMQSEADKQTILEVLRRALPQAEQANVELHLETDLNSQDFAAFLSHIEHPMLRINWDSGNSSGLGYIAHEEFAAYGPRIGSIHIKDRYRKPEGGIETRPLGTGSADFDDVFQSIRAIDYQGGLTLQVARGTPNEEVPFIKTQIAYVKRYWS from the coding sequence ATGCCCAAGACCTACGGCATCATGCAGGGCCGCCTCGCTCCCCCGGAAGACAACCGCTTCCAATCCTTCCCCCGCAACAGTTGGCGCGAAGAGATCCCCCGCGCCCGCGAAGCCGGCCTCGACTACATCGAGTGGATCCACGACGCCTACGGCGAATCCGCCAACCCCATCTTCACCTCCGAAGGAAGAGCCGAACTAGCCGCACTGAAAGCCAAGAACAACATAGCCACCCCAGCCCTCTGCGGCGACTGGTTCATGGACAACCCATTCCTCCGCTGCACCCCCGAAGAGCGCGAACACCGCGAGCAGCACCTCCACGCCCTCCTCCCCCTCGCCGCCGCCATCGGAGCCAACCGCATGGTCATCCCCATCGTAGACAACTCAAGAATGCAGTCCGAAGCCGACAAACAAACCATCCTGGAAGTCCTCCGCCGAGCCCTCCCCCAAGCCGAGCAAGCCAACGTAGAACTCCACCTCGAAACCGACCTAAACTCACAGGACTTCGCCGCCTTCCTGTCCCACATCGAACACCCCATGCTCCGCATCAACTGGGACTCCGGCAACTCCAGCGGCCTCGGCTACATAGCCCACGAAGAGTTCGCCGCCTACGGCCCCCGCATCGGCTCCATCCACATCAAGGACCGCTACCGCAAGCCCGAAGGCGGCATCGAAACCCGCCCCCTCGGCACCGGCTCCGCCGACTTCGACGACGTCTTCCAATCCATCCGCGCCATCGACTACCAGGGCGGCCTAACCCTCCAGGTAGCCCGTGGCACACCCAACGAAGAAGTCCCCTTCATCAAAACCCAAATCGCCTACGTCAAGCGATACTGGTCCTAG
- a CDS encoding SDR family oxidoreductase, whose protein sequence is MPLTAADLSLPTLFNLEGKTAVLTGASGFLGRTFALALLANGARVVALGRSDRLQSEAVTWANEFGSDKIAVHQIDMYDTEALNTLCDQIAAEEKSLDILINNAHELGPNTGFNIPEGSLENASQQNLDQWMKNLQGGVLWAVQTTQRLGIRMKQQHHGSIINIATMYATVAPRPQLYEGTTSLNPPGYSASKAALAAFTRYTASFWGRDNVRANCISPGPFSNTEDSAGQNSVQEDSPFVQRLKGYTVLNRIGRPIELCGALLFLASDASTYVTGQNLIVDGGWTSV, encoded by the coding sequence ATGCCCCTGACAGCCGCCGACCTAAGCCTCCCCACCCTCTTCAACCTAGAAGGCAAAACCGCCGTCCTCACCGGGGCATCCGGCTTCCTGGGCCGCACCTTCGCCTTGGCCTTGTTAGCCAACGGAGCAAGAGTAGTAGCCCTGGGCCGCAGCGACCGCCTCCAGTCCGAAGCCGTCACCTGGGCCAACGAATTCGGCTCCGACAAAATCGCCGTCCACCAGATCGACATGTACGACACGGAAGCCCTCAACACCCTCTGCGACCAGATAGCCGCCGAAGAGAAATCCCTCGACATCCTCATCAACAACGCCCACGAACTAGGCCCCAACACCGGCTTCAACATCCCCGAGGGCTCCCTCGAAAACGCATCCCAGCAGAATCTAGACCAGTGGATGAAAAACCTCCAGGGCGGGGTCTTGTGGGCCGTCCAGACCACCCAGCGCCTCGGCATTCGCATGAAGCAACAGCACCACGGCTCCATCATCAACATAGCGACGATGTACGCGACGGTAGCCCCCCGCCCCCAACTCTACGAAGGCACCACATCCCTCAACCCACCCGGCTACTCCGCCTCGAAAGCCGCGTTAGCCGCCTTCACCCGCTACACCGCCAGCTTCTGGGGACGCGACAACGTCCGCGCCAACTGCATCTCGCCCGGCCCCTTCTCCAACACCGAAGACTCCGCCGGTCAGAACTCCGTGCAGGAAGACTCCCCCTTCGTCCAGCGCCTCAAGGGCTACACCGTCCTCAACCGCATCGGCCGCCCCATCGAACTCTGCGGCGCCCTCCTCTTCCTCGCCTCCGACGCCAGCACCTACGTCACCGGCCAGAACCTCATCGTCGACGGCGGCTGGACCAGCGTCTAG